Proteins encoded together in one Meles meles chromosome 7, mMelMel3.1 paternal haplotype, whole genome shotgun sequence window:
- the ZNF438 gene encoding zinc finger protein 438: MQNSLSVPPKDQGESHISSGPIQSGKGLQNKSQFRTIAPKIAPKVLTSRVLSCHSPSLSDQVNPGPSVNAKPLGVPAQNYALMQVAGQEGTFSLVALPHVASAQSIQKPRLPLPENIKLPIPRYQPPRNNKGSRKKPIQSSSETGAGIPPAQTHASPSPLDHPEPPHKAGLLEQVPSRDQAPAGVSTVAPTNQGGPGDSPPLVTSDRGDTSPPATPPLSTAEELAGKQDLPKPSGKANLVTKKTCSKPSSVASEKLKEQVDLAKAMTILSPAVFGNTVQLLSPVPRGKLPILPYARMKTAEVCKGPSDINTADSSLPGLRAVCDQTASITEGFHAATKTVVKSPAPQNPCESTFCPATRLDLGHKAKLNSGAVKRRVRKRKVPEEMLAFQGKRRKCIINKCKDSKERVKTDPQESRDQKPGALKKYRSIMPKPVIMVPALAPLASPASVLQPHTPGSLGQDVLFSNTLTPKYLGWKQDGSASPKPNSTLRNGFPSLKKPWHRCHVCDHHFQFKQHLRDHMNTHTNRRPYSCRLCRKAYVRSGSLSAHMRLQHGENRLKKLVCCEFCAKVFGHVRVYFGHLKEVHRVVISTEPSPGERQPGDSPRNRGLGVRGTDGSGERENKSSLEEDLLLTQADEVKLQIKCGRCQITAQSFAEIKFHLLYVHGEEIQGRLQEEILPGSRGTQEELVKYAAPFWKQHPERRKLLHKHGPPEEEFPAFPKLKRQLCLCPQKDMEILRKAEGAQAGPSEAGAAPWAPAGPNPRVPLLQSHSGLNCILCTQTLPRKEELLLHWEQQHNCENPSKLWTILHTLCHQGEIALSDKPGQ, encoded by the exons GCGAATCACACATCTCTTCTGGACCGATTCAAAGTGGGAAAGGTTTGCAGAATAAAAGTCAGTTTAGGACCATTGCACCAAAAATTGCGCCCAAGGTCCTAACATCCAGAGTGCTATCGTGCCATTCCCCATCACTCTCTGATCAGGTGAATCCGGGACCCTCCGTCAACGCCAAGCCACTGGGAGTGCCTGCCCAGAATTATGCTCTGATGCAGGTTGCTGGACAGGAAGGGACGTTTTCTCTTGTTGCTCTGCCACACGTTGCCTCGGCTCAGTCAATCCAGAAGCCCAGATTACCACTGCCTGAAAACATTAAACTGCCTATTCCTCGATACCAACCTCCTAGAAATAACAAAGGATCAAGAAAGAAACCCATTCAGAGCTCCTCTGAGACAGGTGCTGGCATACCTCCTGCCCAAACCCATGCGTCCCCCTCCCCACTTGACCATCCCGAACCCCCGCACAAAGCCGGTCTGTTGGAGCAAGTACCGTCACGAGACCAAGCTCCAGCCGGCGTTAGCACAGTGGCACCAACCAACCAAGGTGGCCCCGGGGACTCTCCACCTCTGGTGACCAGTGACCGTGGAGATACGAGCCCTCCTGCTACTCCACCATTGTCCACAGCAGAGGAGCTCGCTGGCAAGCAGGATCTTCCAAAGCCTTCAGGCAAAGCGAACTTGGTGACCAAGAAAACCTGCAGTAAGCCTTCTTCCGTTGCTAGTGAAAAGCTTAAAGAACAAGTTGATCTTGCAAAAGCCATGACCATTTTATCACCCGCTGTTTTTGGCAACACGGTTCAGCTGCTCTCTCCAGTCCCCAGAGGTAAACTGCCAATTCTTCCCTACGCCCGGATGAAAACAGCGGAGGTGTGCAAAGGTCCGTCGGATATTAACACAGCAGACAGTTCTCTGCCTGGGCTCAGGGCCGTCTGTGATCAGACGGCTTCCATCACGGAGGGCTTTCATGCAGCCACCAAAACAGTTGTCAAGTCACCTGCTCCACAGAATCCCTGCGAGAGCACTTTCTGTCCCGCCACCAGACTAGATCTAGGCCACAAAGCCAAACTGAACAGCGGGGCAGTGAAGAGAAGAGTACGGAAACGAAAGGTACCAGAGGAAATGTTGGCATTTCAGGGGAAAAGGAGGAAGTGTATCATTAATAAGTGTAAAGATAGTAAAGAAAGAGTGAAAACTGATCCGCAGGAATCCAGGGACCAAAAACCCGGGGCTCTGAAGAAATACCGCAGCATTATGCCGAAGCCGGTGATCATGGTGCCTGCCTTGGCTCCCCTGGCTTCTCCAGCAAGCGTGCTTCAGCCCCACACCCCTGGCAGCCTGGGACAGGACGTTTTGTTCAGTAATACGCTCACTCCTAAGTACCTGGGCTGGAAGCAGGACGGCAGCGCGTCCCCGAAGCCCAACTCCACACTGCGGAATGGCTTCCCCAGCCTCAAGAAGCCCTGGCACAGATGTCACGTGTGCGACCACCACTTCCAGTTCAAGCAGCACCTCCGAGaccacatgaacacacacacgaACAGACGGCCGTACAGCTGTCGCCTGTGCCGCAAGGCGTACGTGCGCTCAGGCAGCCTGAGCGCACACATGAGGCTGCAGCACGGCGAGAATCGTCTGAAGAAACTCGTGTGCTGTGAGTTCTGCGCCAAGGTGTTCGGTCACGTCAGAGTCTACTTTGGCCACCTGAAAGAAGTGCACCGGGTGGTCATCAGCACGGAGCCCTCCCCCGGAGAGAGGCAGCCGGGGGACTCGCCGAGGAACAGAGGCTTGGGTGTACGAGGGACCGATGGATCTGGGGAGAG gGAAAACAAGTCAAGCCTGGAAGAGGACCTCCTCCTCACTCAGGCAGATGAAGTCAAGTTACAGATCAAATGCGGCCGCTGTCAGATCACTGCTCAGTCTTTTGCCGAAATCAAGTTTCACTTACTTTATGTCCATGGAGAGGAAATTCAGGGCCGGCTGCAAGAGGAGATCCTACCAGGAAGCAGAGGCACTCAGGAGGAGCTGGTGAAATACGCTGCTCCCTTCTGGAAACAGCATCCTGAGAGAAGAAAGCTGCTTCACAAGCACGGTCCCCCTGAGGAGGAGTTCCCTgcatttcccaaactgaaacGGCAGCTCTGCCTTTGTCCCCAGAAGGATATGGAAATCCTTAGAAAGGCTGAAGGAGCCCAGGCAGGACCCAGTGAGGCAGGTGCGGCCCCCTGGGCCCCTGCGGGTCCCAATCCCCGCGTCCCCCTGCTTCAGTCCCACTCAGGTTTGAACTGCATCCTATGCACACAGACACTGCCAAGGAAGGAAGAACTCCTCCTGCACTGGGAGCAGCAGCACAATTGTGAGAACCCTTCAAAGCTATGGACCATCTTACACACACTCTGCCACCAGGGAGAGATCGCACTTTCTGACAAACCTGGACAATGA